AATCGTAATTGATGCGGGTGCATTTAAGCCGGCAGGGATCGCTGGCAAGCATGCCCGTGAGCGAAGGCAACGGGTTATCCGTTAGAAGGGTTTTGATGGCTTTTTCGGGATCGTTGTTGGCAGCAAACCAGCAATAGCCCGGAATATTGGGATGGGTGTCGCAGGCATCCACGCAGGGAGCATGCACGCAATCGTACAGGAATAGCGGACGCTGGTTTTTTATGCTAAGATGAGTAAGCTCTGTTTTCTTATAAGCCGGATTGTTAAGGGTACGAATCGCATAATTGCGCAGGTTTTCGAGTGCCGTTTCCTGTACGCTGTAGGCGCTTCCCGATTTGAGAATATACTCGCGTATATTTTTGGCCTGATAATTAGCGAAGGTACGGCTAAGCTCCTGGAAATATTGTGCAAGCCGCCCATAGCCACCGGGTTTCAGCAGGTCGGTGCATACCGTTATGGTGCTAAATCCATTGAGAAGTAACTGCGAAACATTGTAGCAATCAGCTCCACCTGAAAAAGAGATATTGAGCGAACCCTCGAAACGGCTTTGAAACTTTGCAGCAAGATTCACAGCAACCGGATGAAGCGCATTGCCGGTGAGATAAACATCGCTGGCAGCCTCAGGGATTTGAGTGGTAACATTGCGACAGAGCAGGCCTCCACATATTTTTATTGTCAACTCCAGCTTCATTTCGGCGGCAGTTGCCTTGATGGCATCAATCAGATCGATCGCTTCACCATACTGAACGTCTTCTTCAAAATGTTCCTCATCAATTTCTACATACAAAGCATCCTCAGCACTCACAATGGCACGCACCGAACGATAACCCAATAAGGTGGGACTAAATTTTATAACAGGATGCAGTTTTTTATCCACCATCAGGAGTTTGCAGATATATTCGATCTCGCGTGCAGAACAATCTTTGGAGGTGTTAACCGTAAAACTGTTGGAAATCTGATCCGGTATACTTATTTGATCAATATCAGGATATATGCTTTTGATTGATTGTAACTTCTCAGTTTTTTCCACACTGCAATCAATCATCTTGTCCACAAACCATTGCATCTTCTCGCTGCGAATGTCGGCAAGTGTATTGCCCAGACTCATGTTAAAAATGGTTCCGATGGCATTTACATGCTTTTTGCGTGTAAAAAGTTTATGATTTAAAATATGAATAATGATCCAGGCATTGAGAAATTGATCGTAAGCCTGCTCAACATCCAATTCGATAGTTGTTTCACAATGATGTGCGCCCTCATAAATACTGATACTTGGCTTGATAATGCCGGTAGCCGGCGCAGGGGTTACTGTTTTCAATTCGATATAGCGGGCACCACACAGCCAGCCGCTTACGATATTTTGCGCCAATTGAGTATGCGGCCCCGAAGTAAGGCCAATGGGATTGTGTAATTCCTGACCATACTTTTTGGAGTACAAAACGTGATTGTGCCAGTGTTTATAAAAAAGTTTCCCAGGAATGTCAAATACTTCATTATTCGTGTTCAGGTCGTTAAGTATTATTCCCAGCAGTTGTCCAAGCGTAGCAGGATTCATTAGAAAATGGTATTTACTCATGAGTGATGTGGAAAAAAACAAAAATAGAACTATTTTTTCTTCAAACGACCGATTTGGATAAAAATCTTATTCAGATGTAAATTGTAATGGATTAAAATTACAAATAGAGTTTTTTTCGAATTATTTGAAAGTTGTGTCTTGAAATATATTTGTCATTGGCAGGCTTGTGTGTTGAAGTTTGGTTTGGATTATCACAGGTTTTATCAACGAGTAACATAATACCATTTCCTCGTCCCGATGCCATTTGCAGCGACTTTTAATTCTTCTCTACAAAAATGTTGTGTCTTAAATCAGCAGCATCCTGAAAAAACTTTTTACCTTTACTTCGATTTTCAAATTTAGTAACCTCAAAAGATTTAGTACAATGAAAAAAATTACACTATTTGTAATGTTCTTATCCCTTTGCCTTTGCTCGATGCAGGCACAAAAAGCTCCCGCGGAAGGTGAATGGACGATTGTAAAAACCTACGACATTCCGGGTAAAGCTTCAGGCTTGGCTTTTGACGGTGAATACCTATACTTTGGCATCTATGGCTCCGGTGGCGATAAGTTTTATCGTTTCGACACCGACAGCGGATTAGCCACCCTTCTTTTTAACCACCCAACAATCGACGACAGCTACGGCATGAGCTATGGCAACGGACACCTGTGGGTGGGACACCAGCCTTCGGGAAGTTCTAATCCGTCACTGGCTATGGAGCTTGATTTTGATGGAAATATTATCACCAGCCTGCCCCTACCCGACCATTACATGTCGGGCGTTGCTTACGATGACGGCACTTTGTGGGCTTGCACCTATTATCCCGATCCGGGCATGACGTATCATCTGGATGCTGAGGGCAATGTGCTTAGTCAGTTTGCACCTCCTGTTGCCAATCAAATATGGGATGTGTGTCTTCAGGATGAATTTCTGTGGTTTGTTGATTACAACGCTCACCTAATCTACAAAACCGACCTCACCGGTGCGCTTCTCGAAGAACACCCAAGCGAAAATATAAAACCCTCCGGTGTTGTTTACGACGGCAGCTATTTGTGGTATGTCGACGGACAATTGAGCAGCCAGAGTGTGCTTTACAAAATTGACCTGGGTGGGGCTGGCACGCCTGAAATAAACGTGCCGGTGACAGAATATAATTTTGGAACAGTGGCTGCCGGCGACTCAGCGGTGTGGAACATCACCATACACAACACCGGCACCGCCGATCTCTCCATCAACGATCTGGTGATACAAAATGCTGTGCCGGTATTTACACGAGAAACCTTCCCGCAGGTAATAGAGCCAGATAGTTCCATAGAAATCGAAATAATTTTTAGACCTACAGAAGTTTATACGCTCAGCACAACCATCCTCATACAATCCAACGACCCGGTGACCCCCGAAGTCGGAATAGATCTCATGGGCGAAGGCGTGCTTAACGGCCCTGTCATCCACATGCTTTCCACCAATCTCGATTTTGGTCAGGTGAGAAAAGGTGCAATGACACGCCGCACCGTCACGGCTCAAAATGATGGCGACGAAACGCTCATTATCACTTCATTCGACAGCAACAGCGAATATTTTACTTCCGATCCGCAGTTACAGCTTCCGCTGATGATTGCTCCGCTCAGCTCCGCAGAGCTTGAAATCTGGTTTCATCCGACAGGTAAGGAAACCTACAACGGCATTTTTACCATCGAAAACAACGATCCGCAAAACCCTGCTGTGCAGATTACTGTTTCCGGTACTGGTTTTATACAGGCCTATCCTATTGCCGATGCGTTGTGGCAATACACCATTGATGTGGCCTACGACAACAGCCCCAAAGCCATCAGCCCGATAGCCGACATCAATGGCGACGAAATCAGCGACGTGATTGTAGCTTCTGAAGATAATTTTATCCGTTGTTTTAATGGCAATGCCCACGTAACGGGTGATGTCCTGTGGGAGCACGAAATTTATTCGGGCAACGTGTATCGGAAACAAGGATTAATGATAGTAGATGACATCGATGGAGATGGTTATGAAGATGTAGTTGTTGGCACCACGGGTAGCGACCGCAGCGTAACGATGCTTTCGGGCAGGACTGGCGAACAGCTCTGGAAATTTTACACAGCCACATACTGGGGCGACGGCGGCTGGGTATATCAGGTGGACGGCAGTCGCGACTTTAACGGCGACGGCATCATCGATGTTTTGGCCTGTGCCGGCAACGACGGCAGTGGAAATGGTCCAGTGCGTGCTTTTCTGCTCGATGGTGAAAACGGTAATCTACTGTGGCATTATTTCCTGGAAGGCCCTGGATTTTCAGTCATCGCTATCGACGATGTAAATGGCGACGGAATCCCCGACGCACTGGCCGGCGCTTCCAATGCCAGCGAAACGGTGGGAAAAGTGGTATGCATCAGCGGTAGCAATGGTTACGAAATATGGAGACAAAACACCAGTGGCACCTCCGTGTGGGCACTGTTGCAGCTCGAAGATATCAATGGCGACGACATTGCCGATGTGGCTGCAGGCAACTTTGGCAGCGGCGACTTTAACGCCTACGACGCTACCAATGGCGAAATACTTTTCAGTGGCAGCCTGGGTGGCGGTTTCACCATTATTCGTGACATGATACTCCTCGACGACCTGAACGATGACGGCATAGCCGATTTTACGCTCTCGTCGGGCAATAGCAGCTGCGTGGCCGTGAGCGGGCTGGATGGCACCAACATTTGGTATGCATCTCTACCCGATCAGTGTTTCAGCGTCGATCGCATCGGCGACATCACCGGCGATGCCATCAACGACGTGGTAGTAGGAACTATTTTTCAAAATAACCAGGTAGTATTTCTTAATGGCGTTACCGGCGAAGAAATTATGAGGATCAATTACAACCAGGCCCTAGATGCATTGGCCGTGATTCCCGACATCACCGGCGACATCTCACCGGAAGTGGTGGCTGGCGGTCGCGAAGGACTGGTAACTTGCTTTTCGGGTGGTCTCGATTCCTGGACCTCTATTCCTGCAAAAGAACCCGTCAAGAAAGCCTTTAGCATGCACTGTTCGCCCAATCCTTTCGCTACTTTCACAACCGTAACATTATCATCCGTAAAGCCGGTCAATGGGAGTTTGTATGTGATTACCGCCGGAGGAAGACGCATTGCCGATCTGGGCGATATCACTCTTAAAGAAACGACTCTCGATTTGCAATGGAACGGAACTACCGACACGGGCGAGGCTGTTGTGCCGGGACTTTACTTTATCGTTTTTGATGATGGAAATCGCACTTTCGTACAAAAGGTGATAAAGGAATAAAGAACATGAATCTTCACATAAAGATTTAACGTAGAGACGCTCAAATTGGGCGTCTCTACATTTTATCGAGTGTTGGATTCGTAATCCCTGCTACGCCCAAATTGCTTTTTTAAAAACATCCAGCAGTGATACTATTCTCCATTGGAAATTTCCTGCAGATCATCCGATTCAAAGATTATCTGCGCTGTTGGTTCACTATTGGCGATGGCAATCATAGCGCGAGCGACGTCGGCAGCCGGGATAGGTCTGTATTTTCGCAGTTTGCCAATCATCAAAAAACTAATTGTTTTCATCAGCCATTGGCCGAGGGTTTCGGCGGTGCGTTTTTCGTTTCGTTCGCCTAGCAGCATCGACGGACGCACGATCGTTTTCAGCGGCCCATCTATTTGTAGAACCTGCTGCTCCATCTCGCCTTTGGTACGCAGATAAAAGTTGCCCGATTTTGCTTTAGCGCCAATGGAAGATACCACCAGCAGCTTCCCGGCTTTTTTGTCGGCGGCAAGCCTTGTAATGGCCAGCGACAGATCGAGATCGACTTTTTTAAAACTTTCTTTTGAACCGGCTTTCTTGATGGTGGTGCCGATGCAGCAATAAACGTCGTCGATGGGTGGCTTTAAGTTTAAGCTTTGCAAATTGCTGTAATCATCGATGATCTCTGTGAGTCGTTCATGTTTTCCACCCATCGCATGGCGATTGATACAAATTATCTCACGATAATTTTTGTTGGTGAGCAACTGCTGTGTAAGGTGATGTCCGGTAAGGCCTGTGGCTCCAAAAACAAGGGCTATTTTCGATTGCCTGTTCATAGGCGTTGATCGCCTGGGTGCTTTGGATCGCTTGGGAGGCCTGGATCGCTTGGGTTGCTTGGGTTGCTTCAAGTTTCTAAAGTTATGATGATGAATAAAAGAGCTCTTAGTTAAAATGGAAGATCGTCGGTAGGCCCTTCGGGAGGTATTTCATTCATCGATGGCGGTGGCGCCGTATTGGCTTGCGTTGCCTGCGATTGGAGTGGCTCCACACGCCAGGCTTCCAGGTTGTTGAAATAAGAAACCTGACCGTTTTTTTCCCACCTGCGTCCCCGAATGTTGAAGACAACTTTTATCTGCTGACCAACAGGAATATTTTCGATGGCTTCGCATTTATCCTGCGTAAGCTGAAATTTGATGGTCTCGATAAATTCATTAACGCCTACTGTCTCGCGTTTTTCGATTACAAATTCTCTTTTCCTGAAGCGGTCGGTAACCTGCACCGCATCGTACTTTTCTATTAATGTACCTGTAATTTCGTAGCTCATGGATCGTACTTTTTATTTTTATAAAATATTCTATTTATTTTTAATGACCAGCTTCCGCTGATTGTTTCATGCTGCAAGGCCTGCTGAAGGTGTTTCTCAAAAGCCTTTCGCGGGATTGTTTCGGCACCGAGGCTTCGCAGATGTTGTGTCTCCTGTTGCGCATCGATGAGCGGAAAGTCCCATCCCCTGAGGCGTTCGACGAGATGCCACAAAGCAACTTTAGAGGCATTGCTTTCGTGATAAAACATCGATTCGCCAAAAAAAATCCGGCCCAAAGATACACCGTAAAGTCCACCCGCCAAATGATTTTCTCTCCAAACTTCAACCGAATGTGCATAACCGGCCTGATGCAGCGCCTGATAAGCTTTTATCATCTCATCACCGATCCAGGTGCCATCCTGGTCCGGGCGATCTATTTCTGCGCAGGCAGTGATTACCTTATCGAAAGCCTCATCAAAAGTAACCTGAAAACGACCACTCCGCAAGGTTTGCCGAAGTGAGGCAGAGACCTTTAATTTACTAGGAAACAAAACCATACGCGGATCCAGCGTCCACCACATAATTGGCGAGTCATCACTAAACCACGGAAAAATACCCATCGAATAAGCAAGCAAAAGCCGCTCAGGTTTCAGGTCGCCGCCAATGGCCAACAGCCCGTCGTCCTCCGCAAGTTCCGGCGGCGGAAAAATCAAATCATCGGTGAGCATGTAAACAGGCATTTTCGGGCAGAGTAAAGTGTAGCGTTTTCAGTATGAAGCAAAAATTAATTCATCTTTTAAATTGATCAAGCGCCAAATTTCGACAAAAAATCTGTTTGGACGTCTTAATTTTCTGGATGATTGATGCAGCCATTTTTTGAAATTGATTATTTTTGCTCAAAACATTTTACTATGGAACATTCAGCATTTATCAATCTCGACCTGCTCTCCCAGGAAGCCAGAAAGGAATTGGAGACCTTTTATGATTTTCTGCTCTTTAGGTAAAATAGCTCAAAGAAGACCAAAATACCGATGATAATTGGGAAATAACACAAAAACGATTGGTAGAGAATAAGTATCAATTACCCCACCCTATCAACCAAATTCACGGTAAAAATTGTAAGCCCATCCCTGCTTTCCGAAGCCGTGATATCCCCACCCATCTGCAAAACGATTTGTCTGCTCAGGCTTAGGCCAATGCCCGATCCATTTTCTTTGGTGGTGTAAAAGGGTACAAATATTTGCTCTTTTATTTCGGGCGGTATGTGTGGACCATTGTTGCCGATTTCCAGTTTTATGTTGTTTCCGTATTGTGTGAGTCTGATCGAAATGAAGGGCGTTTCGGCCCCTTCATCAACGAGCACTTCGCAGGCGTTTTTCAGTAGGTTTAAAATTACCTGCGACAAAAGCTGCTCGTCCGAAGATATCATCATGTTTTCGGGTATCAACTTTCGGATTTGTATCTCTGTAAATCCCGGATACGCGCTGGCGGCAATCAGCATACGCTCGATGAGACTGGAAAGATCGACTGGCTTAAAATGTGGCTCGGGAAGCTTGGTAAATTTCCGGTAGTTTTCTACAAAGCTCATCAGCCCTACGCCACGCTCCTCAATCACACCCAGACCTTTCACCGTGTTTGCAATCATGGCGGCATCCACATTTTCAGGCTTTATTATTTGGTCGTTGGTCGTAAAATATCCCAAAATTACCTGCGTGAGCGAAGTGATGGGCGCAATATTGTTCATGATTTCGTGTGCCAGCGTGCGCGCCAGTTTTATCCAGGCGTCGATTTCGCGGTTGTCGAGTTCTTTGGTAATATCGCTAACCGCCACCAGTTTTATCGTTTCGTCGTGGGTTTTTATTTCGGAAAGCTTAAAGAGTAATTTCTGCCCATATTTATTTTCGAATATTGCCGACTGCAGGTTTTTGCCGGAGCTTTCCAAAATAAACCCCGGCAATACCTCGTCGATGGCCAGCAAGGTATTCACATGATGATACGCGCTAATTTGCGTAAGCCTCGTAGCAGCAGGATTGATATTTATCACACGGCCTTTTTCGTTTACCGAAAATAGCCCTGTAGCCGACTGGTCGATCACCGAACGGAAATACTGCTCCTGGGAGTTGATGTCGATTTTTGTTTTCTTAAAAATCTCGTTCAGCCGGTCGATGCCTTTATAAATATCATCGATGGCTTTATTACCTGATCTGCGAGGCGTTTTCAGGGTGGTGTCGTCATTTTCAATTCCCATCAAAAAGGAGGCAATCCAGTGGTTTATTTTGTTAAAATAGTTGATGATATTGATGACGGCGCCTATTAACACCAAAACCAATAGCAGGCTCAGCGTCGTCTGATCGTCGATATAAAAATAAGTTGCCGCTGCAGCCAGCAGGATAATTATGATCAGTCTGGATAAGATTGCCCGGTAAAAATGTTTGTACGGCATGGTTTTCCTTCTTAAACTTTATTCATCAAACGACTTCAGTTTTTTGTAAAGCGTAGGCCGCGAAATGCCCAGATTTCTTGCCACTGCACTCATGTTGCCATTTTCCTTTTGTATGGCGGCTTGTATCATCTCCTTCTCCATCTCTTCGATGGTTTTGTTGTGAAGATGGCTGGCAGAGGATTTTGGAGACTGAAGAGCAAAACTCTCTTCGGTCAGCTGATCGTTGTCGGCCAGTATCACAGCTTTTTCGATACTGTGTTGTAATTCCCTCACATTGCCGGGCCAACTGTGCAGCAGCAGTTTCGCGGCCGCTTTACGCGTTAATTTGATGCCGGGCTTGTTGTATTTCGCTCCATATTTCTCCAGATAAAATTCGGCGAGCAGCACCACGTCGTTTCCACGTTCGCGCAGTGGCGGCACCTCTATCGTGATGGTATTGATGCGGTAGAGCAAGTCTTCACGAAAAAGACCTTCGGAAATCATTTTCGGTAAATCCATGTTGGTGGCCGTTATCAGCCGAATGTCGACAGGAATAGGTTTGTTGCTCCCCAGTTTTACAATTTTTCTGCTTTGCAAAACCACCAACAATTTGGCCTGAAATGCTAAAGGAAGATTCCCGATTTCATCCAAAAACAAAGTGCCTTTATGTGCCGCCTCAAATTTGCCGGCACGCTCTTCTTTGGCATCAGTATAAGCACCTTTGGTATGGCCAAAAAGTTCGCTTTCAAAAAGTGTCTCGGTGATGGCGCCCATGTCCACATTCATCATAACCTCATTTTTTCGTAAAGAATGTTGATGGATTTCACGCGCAATCAATTCTTTACCGGTACCATTTTCACCCACAATAAGAATATTGGCATCGGTGGCAGCCACTTTTTTTACGACAGTCATCACCTTTTTCATGGCTTCTGAATCCCCGATAAGGGGCTGTGCTGGAGGCCGGAGCGCTTGTTTTAATGTTTGCGCCGTTTTGGCCAACGCTCGATTATCCGTCTGGCTCTTGCGCAATTTCATGGCTGCGTGGAGTGTGCTTATCAATTTGTGGTTGTCCCAGGGTTTCAGGACGAAATCGAAAGCTCCTTCTTTAACAGCTTTCACGGCCAGCTCTACGTCGCCATAAGCTGTAATCATAACCACCACAACCGAAGGGTCGTGTTTTTGAATTTGGTGTAACCAAAAAATCCCTTCGTTGCCCGTGTTAATGCCCGCCTTAAAATTCATATCCAGCAGCACTACATCAATGTTTTGCTGCTGCAGCGTCGTGAGCAGCACATTGGGATTGCTGAGCGCAACAACCTGATCAAATTCCGTTTGCATCAGCATCTCCAGCGCGGTAAGCACGCTCTTGTTGT
This portion of the Bacteroidales bacterium genome encodes:
- a CDS encoding ATP-binding protein is translated as MPYKHFYRAILSRLIIIILLAAAATYFYIDDQTTLSLLLVLVLIGAVINIINYFNKINHWIASFLMGIENDDTTLKTPRRSGNKAIDDIYKGIDRLNEIFKKTKIDINSQEQYFRSVIDQSATGLFSVNEKGRVININPAATRLTQISAYHHVNTLLAIDEVLPGFILESSGKNLQSAIFENKYGQKLLFKLSEIKTHDETIKLVAVSDITKELDNREIDAWIKLARTLAHEIMNNIAPITSLTQVILGYFTTNDQIIKPENVDAAMIANTVKGLGVIEERGVGLMSFVENYRKFTKLPEPHFKPVDLSSLIERMLIAASAYPGFTEIQIRKLIPENMMISSDEQLLSQVILNLLKNACEVLVDEGAETPFISIRLTQYGNNIKLEIGNNGPHIPPEIKEQIFVPFYTTKENGSGIGLSLSRQIVLQMGGDITASESRDGLTIFTVNLVDRVG
- the aat gene encoding leucyl/phenylalanyl-tRNA--protein transferase, giving the protein MPVYMLTDDLIFPPPELAEDDGLLAIGGDLKPERLLLAYSMGIFPWFSDDSPIMWWTLDPRMVLFPSKLKVSASLRQTLRSGRFQVTFDEAFDKVITACAEIDRPDQDGTWIGDEMIKAYQALHQAGYAHSVEVWRENHLAGGLYGVSLGRIFFGESMFYHESNASKVALWHLVERLRGWDFPLIDAQQETQHLRSLGAETIPRKAFEKHLQQALQHETISGSWSLKINRIFYKNKKYDP
- a CDS encoding NAD-dependent epimerase/dehydratase family protein, with the translated sequence MNRQSKIALVFGATGLTGHHLTQQLLTNKNYREIICINRHAMGGKHERLTEIIDDYSNLQSLNLKPPIDDVYCCIGTTIKKAGSKESFKKVDLDLSLAITRLAADKKAGKLLVVSSIGAKAKSGNFYLRTKGEMEQQVLQIDGPLKTIVRPSMLLGERNEKRTAETLGQWLMKTISFLMIGKLRKYRPIPAADVARAMIAIANSEPTAQIIFESDDLQEISNGE
- a CDS encoding sigma-54 dependent transcriptional regulator, with product MKGNILILDDNKSVLTALEMLMQTEFDQVVALSNPNVLLTTLQQQNIDVVLLDMNFKAGINTGNEGIFWLHQIQKHDPSVVVVMITAYGDVELAVKAVKEGAFDFVLKPWDNHKLISTLHAAMKLRKSQTDNRALAKTAQTLKQALRPPAQPLIGDSEAMKKVMTVVKKVAATDANILIVGENGTGKELIAREIHQHSLRKNEVMMNVDMGAITETLFESELFGHTKGAYTDAKEERAGKFEAAHKGTLFLDEIGNLPLAFQAKLLVVLQSRKIVKLGSNKPIPVDIRLITATNMDLPKMISEGLFREDLLYRINTITIEVPPLRERGNDVVLLAEFYLEKYGAKYNKPGIKLTRKAAAKLLLHSWPGNVRELQHSIEKAVILADNDQLTEESFALQSPKSSASHLHNKTIEEMEKEMIQAAIQKENGNMSAVARNLGISRPTLYKKLKSFDE
- a CDS encoding choice-of-anchor D domain-containing protein, translating into MKKITLFVMFLSLCLCSMQAQKAPAEGEWTIVKTYDIPGKASGLAFDGEYLYFGIYGSGGDKFYRFDTDSGLATLLFNHPTIDDSYGMSYGNGHLWVGHQPSGSSNPSLAMELDFDGNIITSLPLPDHYMSGVAYDDGTLWACTYYPDPGMTYHLDAEGNVLSQFAPPVANQIWDVCLQDEFLWFVDYNAHLIYKTDLTGALLEEHPSENIKPSGVVYDGSYLWYVDGQLSSQSVLYKIDLGGAGTPEINVPVTEYNFGTVAAGDSAVWNITIHNTGTADLSINDLVIQNAVPVFTRETFPQVIEPDSSIEIEIIFRPTEVYTLSTTILIQSNDPVTPEVGIDLMGEGVLNGPVIHMLSTNLDFGQVRKGAMTRRTVTAQNDGDETLIITSFDSNSEYFTSDPQLQLPLMIAPLSSAELEIWFHPTGKETYNGIFTIENNDPQNPAVQITVSGTGFIQAYPIADALWQYTIDVAYDNSPKAISPIADINGDEISDVIVASEDNFIRCFNGNAHVTGDVLWEHEIYSGNVYRKQGLMIVDDIDGDGYEDVVVGTTGSDRSVTMLSGRTGEQLWKFYTATYWGDGGWVYQVDGSRDFNGDGIIDVLACAGNDGSGNGPVRAFLLDGENGNLLWHYFLEGPGFSVIAIDDVNGDGIPDALAGASNASETVGKVVCISGSNGYEIWRQNTSGTSVWALLQLEDINGDDIADVAAGNFGSGDFNAYDATNGEILFSGSLGGGFTIIRDMILLDDLNDDGIADFTLSSGNSSCVAVSGLDGTNIWYASLPDQCFSVDRIGDITGDAINDVVVGTIFQNNQVVFLNGVTGEEIMRINYNQALDALAVIPDITGDISPEVVAGGREGLVTCFSGGLDSWTSIPAKEPVKKAFSMHCSPNPFATFTTVTLSSVKPVNGSLYVITAGGRRIADLGDITLKETTLDLQWNGTTDTGEAVVPGLYFIVFDDGNRTFVQKVIKE
- a CDS encoding DUF3127 domain-containing protein, translating into MSYEITGTLIEKYDAVQVTDRFRKREFVIEKRETVGVNEFIETIKFQLTQDKCEAIENIPVGQQIKVVFNIRGRRWEKNGQVSYFNNLEAWRVEPLQSQATQANTAPPPSMNEIPPEGPTDDLPF